The Tachysurus fulvidraco isolate hzauxx_2018 chromosome 10, HZAU_PFXX_2.0, whole genome shotgun sequence genome segment AGCACATGCACCATCTGGGACCTCATTGGAGTCAGCTCTCATCTCGTGCTAGCTCAAACAACCATAACCATATTGACGGCAGAAAACGACACGCATGTTGTCGTAACAAAGGGGAAAAATCTTCTTGGCCAACACTGTCCTAATCCTGGTGTAACCCCTGCTCATGCCAGTGTAGTTGCTTTAGCTTCAGCTCAGTAATAAGTGTTCCTTAGCTAATGAGCTGGATCAGCATGTGGAAGCACTAATAGGTGAAAGAGTACAGGGCCGTGGTTAGTTCATGCTGTGTTAAATTATTACGATACTATAAAGTAGTGATGTCGAAGCAACATGTGAATGCGATCGTTAACAAATAGATTTAATGCAACTGTTATCTGTAATGATGCTGagatacagacatacagtatagtcaCAAGTCATATGTACAGCCTATAATCACATAAAGAACTGTTTTAGGATTAAGACCTTGTTTGTTCGGTTGTTCTGATGGCCCACGGGTGCTTAAAAgggcaaataaaatgaatgaggttggtttgtttgtttgtttgtttgtttatttattataaaccttAGCCACAAGTGATGTAACTACTATCACGACAGCTTAATTAAACTGTTTTAATATAATAGTAGTCATCACCTTTAATGAAACTTAAAGGTCATTAAACTATTTTCACAGCTGTCTTTATTTCCATTTCAGGTGTATTAGAGAGAGGCAGTCGGGGCCCGAGGAAACCGAGACGGGCGGCAAGTActgattcatttctttatttagtttaatcTTAAAACGTTTCAGTTCGGGCTTCGGAATGACacgcagggtttttttttcctctgcgCAATGCAGGCTGGAGAGCCGCGGACAGAGCGGATGGTGGTGGATCAGGACTGGACTGCAGTTTATCCCACCGCTAAGCCTTTTAAACCCGATGCTGTGCCACTACCAGTGCGAATGGGCTACCCAGTGAAAAGAGGAGTGCCTCCTGAGAAAAAGGGCAATTTGGAACTCATAAAGGTGAGATGAGCACACTGCGCACCCGCCCCATACACTGCGCACCCGCCCCATACACTGCGCACCCGCACCTGACACTGCGCACCCGCCCCATACACTGCGCACCCGCCCCATACACTGCGCACCCGCCCCATACACTGCGCACCCGCCCCATACACTGCGCACCCGCCCCTTACACTGCGCACCCGCCCCATACACTGCGCACCCGCCCCATACACTGCGCACCCGCCCCATACACTGCGCACCCGCCCCTTACACTGCGCACCCGCACCTTACACTGCGCACCCGCCCCATACACTGCGCACCAGCCCCTTACACTGCGCACCCGCACCTTACACTGCGCACCCGCCCCATACACTGCGCACCAGCCCCTTACACTGCGCACCCGCCCCATACACTGCGCACCCGCCCCATACACTGCGCACCCGCCCCTTACACTGCGCACCCGCCCCTTACACTGCGCACCCGCCCCTTACACTGCGCACCCGCCCCTTACACTGCGCACCCGCACCTTACACTGCGCACCCGCACCTTACACTGCGCACCCGCACCTTACACTGCGCACCCGCCCCATACACTGCGCACCCGCCCCCTACACTGCGCACCCGCCCCATACACTGCGCACCCGCACCTTTACACTGCGCACCCGCACCTTACACTGCGCACCCGCACCTTACACTGCGCACCCGCACCTTACACTGCGCACCAGCACCTTACACTGCGCACCCGCCCCATACACTGTGCATCCTAATGGGaactatattataattatagctATAGTATTAAATTTAGTCGATTAAAGAGTATATGGTAGCACACTGGTAACGTGTTTCATGTTTTCATGTGCTTCGTGGGTTCGATTCTCAGCTCGGGTGTGAGCTCAGTTTGATTTCATTCAGGGTTTTGAAAATGTGTGATAATCATATTGGATGCATGAAAATTGATGGTGTTAATATTACTCAGCTAAATCACATGGCTTCAAAACTGAGTCTCTTTAATTTCAGTGCACGTTCAAGTCTTACGGCAGACGTCTGTGCGACCGTCCGCTGGCAGTGCTTTTGCTTCTTCACAAATTTGCAGACACGGATATCTAAACCAGGCCTTCCAACACGTGTGTGCTAACACTGAACAAGTTAGATATCGCTAGCTAGCATGACTCAATCACCATGGAGACTACTCTCTGTTCTGTATAGACGTTTTTGCTGAAAAATCGAGTTCCTTATCAAATCTGATCCATGCAAAGTACCACTGTGACGTTATTTTCAGCTATATAAATTATTCTCTTTTCCTTTTAGAGAATCAACATCATGTCACTGTCTTACAGGTTCCCAACTTCTTACACTTAACCCCAGCTGCCATCAAGAAACATTGTGAAGCGCTCAAACGTACGTCTTCTATAAATCTGCCCTTCCTCTTGTCGGTAGCAGCACAGTTGCATTTCCGAACTCTCTGagcttgtgttttgtttgtcgcAGCATTCTGCACCGAGTGGCCTGCCGCACTGGACTCGGATGTGAAGTGCGAGGAACGTTTTCCCATCCAGATACAGACCAAGGACTTCGTGTCTGCTGGACCATCGCTCAGGAACCCAGACGCTCGTATCGTCACACTCACAGTGAGCCTCGTCTGAACCTTAAAATGACTTTTCTGTCGTCAGATCGTACTTTAGTTGTAAAGacacaggatttatttattatttacatatttttttttatctttatcagCATTTAATCTACAGGTTAATATGACATCCTTACTTGTCAAGTCACCAGTTTAATAACTTAATCTCTGATTGACATACCATTCTTTATACTACAACCAAAtgtaaagcattattattaCTCCTGCACCTAAACATCATATTTATCAGTTCCTCTACTGCCATATGCTTCAGTCGCACTTGATGATGGATTAATAATGGATTAAtctattcgttcattcattagtttgtttgtttgtttatttatttatctatctatttgtttatttatttgtttgtttatctatttttatttatttgtttgtttgtttgtttatttatttattattgaagtACATATCATCTGAAACTttgcttcagttttttttttttttattgcctgGAGAGCAtttattctctatatttctaCATATGAAAACCAGACTAATATCAATCCgtctattaatatttaatcGTCGCCTCAGGTAAAGCTGTCCAGTTTGAACCTAGACGACCATGCCAGGAAGAAAACGATCAAACTGTGCGGAGAGCGTTACAACAAAGATACAGACATGCTCACCATCACCACTGACAGGTAGCCTGCACCGCATTCTCACCTTCTAACACGTAGCACTGTTGTTAAAAAGTTCTTCTATTTATAAAGTCGCATATTAAGTCGATCTGTGGAATATTTTCAAGCAACAATTAAAACCATCTTATTGGTTATCATTAAAGCGGCATTGCTTTCATTGAATATTCCCTTCTTAGATAGTAACGAGTACTTTGGTAATCGCTAAGCGAACGTTTGGTGCAGGAGCAATAGATcgatagaagcctttattttgtcacatagacattacagcacagtgagagcacagtgtcagccatgatacaacaTGATacctggagcagagaggtttaggggccttgttcaagggccaaACGGCAATCAACAACTCAatgccttaaccgcttgagccaccgTTGACCTGCAGGGAAGAATTAAGGAGTAAACACACGAGCAGCACATGGCATAACATTGCACATCGCAGTGGCATCATGTCCAACACGCTGTCTAGTCAAGATACCCATAATCCTTTAGTAAAACTCTTCGGAACACTTTTTCAGTCAAGCGTCTTTTCAACACGGAACAAATTACTTTCAAAATAGGTTTGTTAAGGTGTAAATATCGACTAGGTCTGTCAAAGCATTCCACGCTGTCGCAGGCTGTTCATCGGTGAAGGCATTCTTTGCGTTTGCTCaatgttgttctgtgtttttgactTGTCAGCATGCTAAAACCCAAGGTGTTCCTAAGGTGTGGTGCAGTGGACTCATTGTACCAAAGCTTGCAGTAAAGCGGCTTGTGTATTGCAAACGCGTGCATGCCAAACACAATACATTAAAAACTCAGTCGAACATCGTCTGTTACTCAGTACATCTGGGCGTCGATCTCCGTCCGGTGAGACCACCAGCGATACGATTACAGGCATCCGTGGCAGATATTTAACGTACCTGCTTGTGATCTGTCATGTTAGAAActtgcacaaaaaaacaaaagctgctAGATGCTGGCATGTGTTTCAGCTGAGACCGGAGTTAAACCAAAGGGACGTTATCACTCTGGTATCTACCAGAAATGGCAGTAGACATCACCTGCCCCGACTCATCAGACGAGCAACAGGGAGGGTAAACGACAACTGAGCTATAAGGAGGAGTCCATCAAGCCTCTCAGTTCTATGGTGTCGGCTTCTAAATACAGCATGTTAATTTGCTTAGAAAATAACTTGATCGACTTCATCTCTCCGTTTTCATCATTAACACACAAGAAATCCTGTGGGAAAAGAATCGATTTCAGATTCCTCCCACTACCGATTTGTTGCAATTCAAAGCTTTCCTATTGTAGATGTGGTAGTTTTGTTAAACAGTTCTCTTTTAAAAATGGTCGACTCTCTTTAGCATAAGCATGTtaattgtaaaaatgtatttctgctTTCTCCACAGTTGTCCACTGAGACAGCAGAACTATGACTACGCCATGTACCTGCTCACTGTTCTGTACCACGAGTCGTGGGTAAGTCCTTCTGAACAAACCAAATGCGAGTGCTGAAGTATTCGCTCGGCCTTGGTGTGTGATGCCAGTGCTCCTATTCTATGGGATATGAACCGATCATCGTAGCTGTAGCCGCGTCATCTTTCTTCTCGGACATACATtcagggtctccgttgttttcATCGGTCTCCTGCATGCTGACAGTTGCGTTTCCATGATGTACACAATGTGCCACAGGGGATTCAACAGAAGAGACCTTGAGAATTAGGAGAGAGCGAGGTGgggggcgagagagagcgaggtggggggcgagagagagcgaggtggggggcgagagagagcgaggtgggggggcgagagagagcgaggtggggggcgagagagagtgaggttgggggggagagagagagcgatgtgggggagagagagagcgatgtgggggagagagagagcgcggtggggggcgagagagagcgaggtggggggagagagagcgagagcgagggtggggggagagagagcgagagcgaggtggggggagagagagcgagagcgaggtggggggagagagagcgagagcgaggtggggggagagagagcgagagcgaggtggggggagagagagcgagagcgagaagggggtagagagagcgagagcgaggtggggggagagagagcgagagcgaggtggggggagagagagcgagagcgaggtggggggagagagagcgagagcgaggtggggggagagagagcgagagcgaggtggggggagagagagcgagagcgaggtggggggagagagagcgagagcgagatggggggagagagagcgagagcgagatggggggagagagagcgagagcgagctggggggagagagagcgagagcgagatggggggagagagagcgagagcgagagggggagagcgagagcgagatgggggggagcgagagagagcgagatggggagagagagagcgagagcgagatggggagagcgagagcgagatggggagagagagagcgagatggggagagagagagcgagatggggagagagagagcgagatggggagagagagagagcgagagcgagatggggagagagagagagcgagatggggagagagagagagcgagatggggagagagagcgagagcgagatggggagagagagagagcgagatggggagagagcgagagcgagatggagagagagcgagagcgagatggagagagagcgagagcgagatggggagagagagagagcgagagcgagatggggagagagagcgagagcgagatggggagagcgagagcgagatggggagagcgagagcgagatggggagagagcgagagcgagatggggagagagagagcgagagcgagatggggagagagcgagagcgagatggagagagagcgagagcgagatggggagagagagagagcgagatggggagagagagagagcgagatggggagagcgagagcgagatggggagagagcgagagcgagatggggagagcgagagagcgagagcgagatggggagagagcgagagcgagatggggagagagagcgagagagcgagagcgagatggggagagagcgagagcgagatggggagagcgagagagagagcgagatggggagagcgagagggagagcgagatggggagagcgagagagagagcgagatggggagagcgagagagcgagagcgagatggggagagcgagagagcgagagcgagatggagagggagcgagagcgagatggggagagagagagagcgagatggggagagagagagcgagatggggagagagcgagagcgagatggggagagagcgagagcgagatggggagagagagagagcgagatggggagagagagcgagatggagagagagagagagagcgagatggggagagagcgagagcgagatgggggggagcgagagcgagatggggagagagagagcgagagcgagatggggagagagagagcgagagcgagatggggagagagagagcgagagcgagatggggagagagagagagcgagagcgagatggggagagagagagcgagagcgagatggggagagagagagagagagagagatggggagagagagagggagcgagatggggagagagagagcgagagcgagatggggagagagagagcgcgagagcgagatggggagagagagagcgagagcgagatggggagagagagagcgagagcgagatggggagagagagagcgagagcgagatggggagagagagagagagagagagagagagagagtgtgagagagcgagagagagagcgagagtggggagagagagagcgagagcgagatggggagagagagagcgagagcgagatggggagagagagagagcgagagcgagatggggagagagagcgagagcgagatggggagagagagacgagagcgaGATGGgtagagagcgagagcgagatgggagaagcgagagggagagcgagagcgagatggggagagagagagagcgagaggcgagatgggaggagagagagagcgagatggggggagagagcgagagagagagggggagagagagagagcgagagcgagatggggagagagagagagcgagagcgagatggggagagagcgagagatggggagagagcgagagcgagatggggagagagcgagagcgagatggggagagagcgagagcgagatggggagagagagagagcgagagcgagatggggagagagagagagcgagatggaGAGGGAGCGAgatggagagcgagagagagcgagatggggagagagagagagcgagagcgagatggggagagcgagagcgagatggggagagcgagagcgagatggggagagagagagcgagatgggggggagcgagagcgagatggggagagagagagagcgagagcgagatggggagagagagagcgagagcgagatggggagagagagagagcgagagcgagatggggagagagcgagagcgagatggggagagagagagagcgagatggggagagagcgagagcgagatggggagagagcgagagcgagatggggagagagagagagcgagagcgagatggggagagagagagcgagagcgagatggggagagagagagagagagaga includes the following:
- the mrps35 gene encoding 28S ribosomal protein S35, mitochondrial, with translation MAASTLSPVLSPLIRLTCKRNGFNTFILLNQRFAYSIRLQTSNGAGSQGVLERGSRGPRKPRRAAGEPRTERMVVDQDWTAVYPTAKPFKPDAVPLPVRMGYPVKRGVPPEKKGNLELIKVPNFLHLTPAAIKKHCEALKPFCTEWPAALDSDVKCEERFPIQIQTKDFVSAGPSLRNPDARIVTLTVKLSSLNLDDHARKKTIKLCGERYNKDTDMLTITTDSCPLRQQNYDYAMYLLTVLYHESWKTEAWEKDKTRADMEEYVWEDSPSQKNILETLSRMRQAQENLEEEGGAREELLGRPEVQEYKNSVTKLKNDGETENNLQQYKEAVKKLLNV